The following is a genomic window from Pecten maximus chromosome 19, xPecMax1.1, whole genome shotgun sequence.
CAAACAACACCACAAACTAATGTAGAAAAAATGGGTTAAATCAGTTCATCCGTTAAGGAGAAAAgcgaaaatatccaaagctcgggctcgggaTACAAGAAATGACCCCCATCGAGGCTGCTGCATGGTTGGCTATATATTATCTCACATTATATACCCaaagtaacatacacaggtaatacaCGACACCTTTCAAACATTCCCCACTTTATTGAACCTCTAACATTGATGGAGTATCTATGTTTTTACTGTGAAACCATTTTAACAgcacaatttaacaaaatggaCACATTAGGCCTTACtattttgattaatatttaaattttgaagaGTGATCCGCTGAGTGACATACAACTGACTGactaacaaaacaaaaggttATTAATGTTTGTATACTAAGTTTGGTAAATATCGGTTTTGTATGAAAAGGATCCTGTTGTTTTGTGATTTCAGAGAGAACAAGTACAGGGACACTAATCAAAGATGTATTGGAGAAAATCATAAGCAACAGACCTGAGGATCCTATTGCGTTCTTAGCTGATTAGTTAGTTGTACCAGTTTGAAATAAGGAACTGCTGTTCTCGCATAATTCACAGGGTGATCATGCGGTTGCTAGAGATACTGTAGGATATATTAATCTGGAACAGCTGACATgagatatattatttttttttatatttatgatGCTACTCACAATCGGGTAGCTATGTAGTGTAACTAAAAATATGTCTCAAATTGATAGCATCATCAATTTTTATGCACATTCATGGCTCCTTCTGAGAGCTTTGCAGTGCCATTAATAGGCGCCTTTCCCacttatcattattttatatttaagccaaattcccaaatgGGAATTTGTAATTTATTCCTGCAAAAGTCTTTCCCATTTCaacaattttcttcccaaaatgagacaaaaaggccccatccctAACCAGTGAGGAAAACCCTGACATTTCATCAGACATTGGTGATGAATAGGTTTCACCACAACTTACATTATGTAACTATTTCAAGTATgtgatcaaaataaacaaacatgggTCTGTACCGTGGACGGGATACACTTTATCTCTTCCCCTATGTAAGAGCTTGACAagccagtcaaactcttacacttggGTTGAGGTATCTTTGTCCACAGAACAGGTCCTGCATGTAATTAATTTGCATATAGTATACGTAGCTAAGCAAATGTATGCTATAATGAAGTGTACTTATCCTAATTTTACTTTGGtaattgattaatataaaatgtatatatgttgaaaCAAAAGCATTTAAATTTACCATTTTGGTTTGTCAAACGATagcatttcatttcattataatatttctttgtctaaaacatttttttattcaatttcagTTTTGATTCTCTAGAAGATGAGACAAATTTAGTGGTGAAGGCCAAACAGATTTTAACAATGACCCACCATAGTCGTCCGGTGTTTGAAACCAATGTTAGGATGGCCTACAACCTCTTACAGAAACACAAAATCTCAAAGAAAGTGTACGGTGTCAATGGGACAGTTTTCACAGACTTAATTAAAGCACTTTGCAAGTAAGTCAGAATTCAAAGGAAATGTACTTAACAATCTGTCATcagttttaaaatcaaatttgaaactCTTAGATTGGATTTCTTCCATTGAACTAATACAAAtgcatatacatacatgaaatAAGTATCAGtctatttgtttgtttaaaaatatgaaTGATTGACCAATATTTTAGTATGAATCCTGATTTAagtgttttggaaatatttgtcTCATTAAGTTATATTCTTATATTACGTTTTGGcaaaaacagctatttcagtaATTCATAATTTTGACTACTTTTTTCCCATTCATAATTAGGCAGCTACAATATGTTGTCCAGAGCTCAGTTAAATTATACTAaacacttgattagtgaaaatctcatttctctttctctgtgtatgtacatgcacatgtacattgtatattctttaaaataggCAGGTAGGAAAAGACCGAAAAGTGTTATAGAGTTTGGTGAAAAGATTGTAAAGCTAAtttgaaattacaaaaaattattgtatcagaattttaaaattgttgtgaAACTAAGATAAGCCTAATAAAATCCCCTTTTGAAAAACTCCATTTTCATCAATACATGTACTCCTTAAAGGAAATAACTTGACTCAAACATTTTCATAGGTATGAAtttaaagaatgtttcttaTCTAAGATTTTTTCCTAACCCCAGGCCCAGACCCCTGAGCTTGAACCTACAGTTCTTTTCAACTCCacactttaaaatattttttggcGTTGACAACTAAATGaaatactgtatttgaccttaTAAGTGCACCTGTTCCTATAAGTGGGCCTCCAcctttttttcaggaaaaaatgATGGGTTTGCAAATTGAAACATAAAATGTTCGATCTTACAAAGTTACGTATACCTCACTGATCTGTCAATGTAATCTCCAGTATTTTAACCAAAGACTCTGGATTGTTTTCACTACATAAAGACAAAtttaaatggggaaaaaaaagaaaaaaaaaatcccaatcACATTCGACATGAAATTATTTCCTTTGCATGGCTTTATCATACACATAACTTTTGAGTTTTTCTAAGCAAACAGTGGAGAATACATAAGGTAATGCACagtataaggggagataacttctaAAAatgtaggggaaatagagaaaatatgattttaaacaGCAAGAAATAAACAGGAGATAATTGTCCAGAGCATTGACCTCTGACCCCagtaaattgtttatttttgttgtttgaaaTCATGTTTAATATGCCTTAGTACATTTTTTTAAGAAGTATAGaaatggcagccatcttgaaaatcttTTTCAAACTCAAATACTTTCTTTCTATGGGGCTGCAGAGTAATCGGTATAAAGTTCTGTtctgtccccccccccccccccccccccccctcctgtATAATTTAAAAGAACTTACCAGTGAAACAGActcctttttttcattttcaatgtttcaaaATTCTATGGGGATGGCTTCTGACCTACATTACCACGACAGCAGCCATGTCgttacatatttatgtgtatttaCAAGCTTTATAATGTATTACAGAGATATTCCTCAGACTGTTCAGAACAAACTATTAAAGAAACTAGAGTGTGCAGAACATGAATGTATCAAGTTTGATGTATTTAGCTCTGGTGTCTTCACTTGCTGTGTTTTACTTGGTAAGTctaacctacatgtacaatacattatattgaGGTCATCTCGTTATCCCATTATCTTTTAATTAAGGCTAAATAAAATTATGTACTTTGTTCTGGGGCCAATTTTTCCTAAAAAGAAGAGGGAGTCAATTTTTTaccattttattgataaaaaacagATGAggtcaattttgtttttataatcaACCAATCAGTATTCATTTTCATATTGACTGCTT
Proteins encoded in this region:
- the LOC117317791 gene encoding tubulin polyglutamylase complex subunit 1-like, producing MADKKKPNSADDRVVQETDRQFLERTSTGTLIKDVLEKIISNRPEDPIAFLADYFDSLEDETNLVVKAKQILTMTHHSRPVFETNVRMAYNLLQKHKISKKVYGVNGTVFTDLIKALCKDIPQTVQNKLLKKLECAEHECIKFDVFSSGVFTCCVLLDYVKLSEMLFKSIDLQKSGKADKVLCETVLDQLRTALASNKADARRVVESGYNLGPDGLYYALDKAMKRGHLNQGAQTLDQFTTEACDAFLTKVKKIR